The Patescibacteria group bacterium genome window below encodes:
- a CDS encoding AAA family ATPase — translation MKLQKEEEEKKQKNQKIVIGLVGAMGSGKSTVARHFKEKYQAGHHTFSDPLRAIAKNLYLPETRNNLQNLFLALAQEFGEDILARPMKKTVEEDAANLVIIEGIRRSADIIELKKLPCFYLIGIISDEEKRYERITARTENIDDKNKTYEEFLKDQQKKPELLIADLIALADYRVENNGEFEEFIKEMEKTIEVIILKSKTKE, via the coding sequence ATGAAGCTACAAAAAGAAGAGGAGGAGAAGAAACAGAAAAACCAAAAAATTGTCATCGGTTTGGTGGGCGCTATGGGTTCAGGTAAATCCACAGTCGCTCGCCACTTTAAAGAAAAATATCAGGCTGGACACCATACTTTTTCAGATCCCTTAAGAGCTATCGCCAAAAATCTTTACTTGCCTGAAACCAGAAATAACTTACAAAATCTCTTTTTAGCATTAGCTCAAGAATTTGGAGAAGATATTTTAGCTCGCCCCATGAAAAAAACCGTTGAAGAAGATGCGGCAAATTTGGTGATTATTGAAGGCATTAGGCGTTCGGCGGATATTATTGAACTTAAAAAACTCCCTTGTTTTTATCTTATCGGTATTATAAGTGATGAAGAAAAAAGATATGAAAGAATTACCGCAAGAACTGAAAATATTGATGATAAGAATAAGACTTACGAGGAGTTTTTAAAAGATCAGCAAAAAAAGCCAGAACTTTTGATCGCTGATTTAATCGCTTTAGCCGATTATCGCGTAGAAAACAATGGTGAATTTGAAGAGTTTATCAAAGAGATGGAAAAAACAATTGAAGTTATAATTTTAAAAAGTAAAACAAAAGAATAA